The DNA region GGATTGGGCAGGATTCCACCCATGCGCCCGGTGGCATATACCGGCTTGCGGCCGTTGGCTGCCAGGCGGACGTCCTCAACCATCTGGCCGGCGTTCATCTCCGCGGTGACAAACATGCGGACTCTTTCCTGAGCAGCCAGTCGGGCAACACGTTCAGCTGGGAAAGGCCACAGGGTCACGGGACGAAGCAAACCCATCTTGACGCCCTTTTCCCGGCCCAGATCCACGACCTTCTTGCATATGCGGCTGGTGACTCCATAGGCCATGATCACCACTTCCGCATCGTCCAGCAGGTACTCCTCGAATCGTACCTCACCGGCCTCGATTTTGCGGTATTTGGCTTGAAGCTCAATGTTTTTTTGCTCCATGTCTTCGGGTTTAATGAAGAGCGAAGTGATGACATTGCGCGGCCGGTCCGGGGTTTTTCCGATACTTGCCCAGGGTTTGTCGACCTTGGTGGTTACGGGATCCGGAAGCTCCACCTTCTCCATGATCTGGCCGATGGCCCCGTCGGACAGGATGAGCACGGGGTTGCGGTACTTGTCGGCCAGGTCGAAAGCCAGCATGGTATGATCCGCCATTTCCTGGACCGAATTCGGCGCCAGCACGATGAGGCGGTAATCTCCGTGGCCACCGCCCTTTACCGCCTGAAAATAATCTCCCTGGCCGGGCTGGATGGTGCCCAGCCCAGGTCCCCCACGCACCACGTTTACAACCACGCAGGGAAGTTCGGCACAAGCGATGTAGGACATGCCCTCCTGCATGAGCGAGAATCCGGGAGATGACGTAGTGGTCATGGTCCGGGCTCCCGCTCCGGCGGCGCCGTAGACCATGTTGATCGACGACACTTCACTTTCCGCTTGAACCAGCACGAAGTCATGCTTCGGCTCCTGCAGGGCGAGGTATTCCACCACCTCGGAC from Candidatus Aminicenantes bacterium includes:
- the vorB gene encoding 3-methyl-2-oxobutanoate dehydrogenase subunit VorB — encoded protein: MGDIKFMKGNEALAEAAIRAGMRGYFGYPITPQSEVVEYLALQEPKHDFVLVQAESEVSSINMVYGAAGAGARTMTTTSSPGFSLMQEGMSYIACAELPCVVVNVVRGGPGLGTIQPGQGDYFQAVKGGGHGDYRLIVLAPNSVQEMADHTMLAFDLADKYRNPVLILSDGAIGQIMEKVELPDPVTTKVDKPWASIGKTPDRPRNVITSLFIKPEDMEQKNIELQAKYRKIEAGEVRFEEYLLDDAEVVIMAYGVTSRICKKVVDLGREKGVKMGLLRPVTLWPFPAERVARLAAQERVRMFVTAEMNAGQMVEDVRLAANGRKPVYATGRMGGILPNPEEILEFSLRHIE